The genomic window TCGAGTCGAAAAAGCACCCAAATTTAAGCATAAAGATTCGAAGTTAAATAGAACATAACATAACAACAGAAAACATAGGCCAAATAGCAAAGAAAAAAAGCAGCACATTGTTAGTGATAGTAAAAATAGAAGGTGGAATTAGTGAAGATTGTACTTTGTGAAAGAAACACACGTCTTCTACCATTTCTGTAGCTGAAGAAGTGAGAAGAGAGAAAGGGTTCAGCTTTGGGACTTGTTTGCCAGAGAGAGGTGAAACCCATATGGCATTCAAGGCCCTCAAGTCCAAACTCTCAATTTCAAATTTCTTGGCAGATGGGAGTCCAAAAATTCCCCTGTTGATTCCTTGAAACATATTTTTTATTGCAATTGATTTCAAACATATCAGATACACCTTCTGCTTTGTTAAACAATACCAAAAGCatataatgaaaaagaaaaagaaaaagtagattGAATATTGTTGAAATGGGATACCTTCCACTGCCTGGTAAAGCTCTCTTTTCTTCTTAGCAAGTGTGTCATCCATAACCAAGCCTGACCCAAAGCTCTGTTCTCCAACTTTGACAACAGTGAAGGGTTTAAACCAGAGCGGTCTGTCACCAAATCTCGAGGTGTTCATCCTTGAAAGATTCTTAGGTGGAGGCAATCTTTGAAGCTTCATGATATCCATAGTTCTAAAAATCACAAGACTCACATGACAACCGGCCATTGATGCATGAAATAACTTGGTGACCCTTCTAGAAGAAGATTTAACTATGAGAGACAGAAAATGAAGCACATGATAAGATCATATCCTAGCCCTGCACGTTCTTCTATCTTGTTTTGGTTGATAAAGACTCTGGTTCTGATATTACTTATTAGTGTCATCATTTTTGCTCTATGGAAATGGTGAACAACTAACTGGATGGATTGGGGTGGGGGAAGAGAGACAACTAACAGCTAGAAAGTAAAATCAGTCACCACTACTAACCTCATGAGCAAAATCAAAAGGAGTAAGGTTTACTGATGCATCTTTTATTTCTTCAGGCTTTAGTTGAATGTCTTTTAAAGATTGATCCAACTTCTCATGTAACTTGGCCTTCAAATTGTCCACCTGCCAATAGATAGAAAACTTACCATTACTAAACCTTAGATAACAACACAATGTAATGCTTAAAAATAAGATGAGGACTCTAGTTAGGGATAGAAAaagtttattcttttttatttgataGAAAAGAATAACTTattagaagagaagaaaagaggcaaaaaatgaaaatgaaaaagaaaaagaaatggtaTCCTtgcaaagaaacaaaaaattacCTAATACGACTCTAAATTTAGTAAATTACAAGAGATAAAGTCCTTTTTTAAGATATCAGCATTACCATTTCCAAACATTTTGCAACCTAAAAAATAACAACTTAACAGTTTAGcaaattaacaagaataagacCTGATAACAACAGAAAAATTACAATATAGAAATCATAGTAACAACCTAAATAGAAAATCatagtaaaaacaaaaataaaaattgaaaaaaaaaataacaagaacaTGAATCAACTAATAGAATCAACCAACAGAATAGAATCACAGTAATAACAAGTTAactacaataattaaaaaaaactcaAGTAATAACAACATAAATTAGCTAGAGATGTAAGATTCTGCTCGAAAGGGTatcaaaaattttcaatcaatctCACTTGAAAGATACAATTAAGATTATGCAAAACCACTCTTTTTCAATGTGTATATTTATAAACTAACTCGatatcaataaaaaatatatagaagTCTATATCTGAAAAAAAGACATAAGCAACTATTACACAGGGTGTGTTTCATGTGTGTTTTCACTCATGAAAATTTTCACCCCACTTTTATCCCCAATCAAACATACCCGAAAAAAAGAATGCCCAAAGAGAATGTATGCATTGCGTAAATTttcctttatttcttttttacttttttattttacatgGAAGATAGCCAATTTATTAATTAACAATTCCAAGATAAGCAATCCAAGTGAACTAAAAGAACAGCTTCAGGGAGGGCATTCCTCTAATCTGAACACTCTTATAAAGACTATTTTTTAAACTTAACGTGAGATATTTATACATCagactatttttttttcttaataaataagaACAGGCAAACAACAATTCTAAAAAAGTCATAATCTTGAGTGCCATTTTAGAAATTACGGTAAGTTTTATGATATTATGcgatatgtaacaccctaccactcatagttttacgcttaagtcgtagaacagaggtagtgtaatgttacggacctctaaacaacaaaataaatacataatagagaagaagataatatactaggagccttgaaacaaAGCGGGTAAgcaaaaatcacaaaattaaaagcgcaacgctcaaaagaaaggattacttgcgtgctaagaaacctaataggaTCATGATCAAAATAAGCAAAAGGATAAAGGAAAGCTAAGGAAATAGCATAACTAgcccctgactcagcctgcgaagctaaggctgaccggaggatacatatatacatataaacatagATAAGTGTccccaaaatacaccaaaataccaaagtaaactcctatctctccctcaacctctaagaggagcagcgtacataagttacttggagagtaaactacacatatatatacatatatacaaacagAAACCAAAATACACCCAATGACTACTCCGCTTTCcaggatccagacgcctagcgaggagcctctcgacatgcatctgaaaaacaacaatacaatatggaatgagaatcggatgttctcagcatggtaaaagtaccacgcatataataaataaggtcctgagaatgccataggcaatcctaaAACTCCGTTATTCAGCTATCCAACTTAAGTACTAACCAGAAGGCATAAACAGGGGTAGTATTCTAATTCTACCTAACTTACTCAAGTTCAATCTTAACCTAACATCAAACCATTTTCTCCGTTTCCTCCATCCCTCCATCATTCTGAACGCAGCagaaacaagcaatcaaacaagttcacgcacaagtaatgagCAGATAGTACAAATAGCAGGTATAACAGATAGCAGATGATATACATCAATTAGGAAAACCCaggaaatgcatagcaatcaaaacaaacaaatgcatatgatgcatgcctgtcctatggctgatggggcccatctgtcggttatccagccaacccgacaagttcgaAAACCATAGACTgtccccgtcgcgcatccccaagagtctatgcatagagttcacattcattcatcatataatcactcaatgggggctatccatacccgagaatttatacgtgcccggtcacccttatgacgtagggtcaacagagtgtcgagattcaacctggaacacgtggtggcgagcCACAGTTTTTActcagggaaactcgtatctcagatatcattattcataaTCCATGGCAATTATCATCAATACATCATCAAATATCAAGCCTTAACTTTAAACTTCATTAACATTCTTATTTCCTTCATAAAAGCCACCGTTTGCAACTTTCTCCACCCTCAAGTTATCTTGTTTTCCTAGCTTCTTTTATCTACTGGACCTAGAACTATACCTTAAGCCttaaagagaagaaaatagaggtttagaagtagAAAATTGGTTTAAAAACAGCCAAAACCGGTTTTTACAGCAGGcagcatccacgcgtatgcgtaggccacgcgcacgcatggaggGTACatcaatccaaaatttgaggagaATATTATAGACgtccaaagttcatcaaaatttgGTTTTAACCACTTTCAACAAAACCTCATTTTCACCAACTTAAGTTTCCTACCATTTAAACTTGCATTGTAATGCCAtctcaactcaattcatcaacaaCCATTGCCAATATAAGCTTTAATCAACTCAACCAACCTTGATCATCAATAATCATCCACTTTTACCTCATACATCAATAACCCTTCATTTGTTCATATCAATTCTTCACCTATACCAACTTTCATCATATATTTATCAACCTTCCATCAACATATACCAATTAAATGCCATTAACATAAATCAACCCTTCATACACATTAATCCATCAACTTGACATAACAACTATTTATTAACAATCACCAACCATAATCCATCAATATCAACATCAACACAACCCATTATAAGCAAATCCAAAAGCATGAAATTAATAACCTCAATACCTCATAATTCCAATTTATGTTCATCAACAATTATACCAacaataattcaaagctactgatgagcggataatttatacgctttttggcattgtttttaggtagtttttagtatattttagttactttttattatatttttattagtttttaaataaaaatcatatttctggactttactatgagtttgtgtattttttctgtgatttcaggtattttttggctgaaattgaggaacctgagcaaaaatctgattcagaggctgaaaaaggactgcagatgctgttcaattctgacatccctgcactcaaaatggattttcttgagctacagaagcccaattggtgcgctctgaattgatttggaaagtagacatcctgggctttccagcaatatataatagtttatactttgtccgaattttgatgacacaaactggcgttttaacgcccactttctaccctattctggcgttaaacgctagaattggcataaaagctggagttaaacgcccaaactggcaccagagctggcgtttaactccaagaaaagtctctacatgtgaaagctttaatgctcaccccaagcacacaccaagtgggcttggaagtggatttctgcatcattcactcatttctgtaaaccctaggtcactagttcattataaataggaccttttactattgtattttcatcttcagatcatttttgagactatctttgtatcacttttgatctcttgatcacgtttagggggctggccattcggccatgcctggaccttgtacttatgtattttcaacggtggagtttctacaccccatagattaaggtgtggagctctactgttcttcatgatgagtgtgatgattatgtgacactcatcaccattctcacctatgaacacgtgcctgacaaccacttccgttctacatgaaaacaagcttgaatgcatatctcttagcctcgagatcagagtcttcgtggtataagctagaatcaattggcagcattcttgagattcagaaagtctaaaccttgtctgtggtattccgagtaggatctgggatgggataactgtgacgagtttcaaactcgcgagtgttgggcgtagtgacagacgcaaaaggatcaatggatcctattccaacatgagtgagaaccgacagatgattagtcgtgcggtgacagcgcatttggactattttcactgagagaacggacggtagccattgacaacggtgatcccccaacatacagcttgccatggaaaggagtatgaatgattggatgaaggcagtaggaaaacagaggttcaaaaggaacaaagcgtcttcatacgcttatctgaaatcccaccaatgaattacctaagtatttctatctttattttatgtttcaattatattttaattatcaaaactctcataaccatttgaatccgcttgactgagatttacaaggatgaccatagcttgcttcaagccgacaatctccgtgggatcgacccttactcatgtaaggtattacttggacgacccagtgcacttgctagtcagCTACacagagttgtgtgaaaagtgtgcgatcacgatttcgtgtaccaagtttttggcgccgttgccgaggattgttcgagtttggacaactgacagttcatcttgttgctcagattaggtaattttattttattttaagcttttatttttttttttcaaaaatttttttccagaatttttaagaatgaattctagagtttcatgatgatctgttgaagtctggctggctgcgaagccatgtctaatctgttggaccgaggtttcaacttatcatcgcAAGAGCTTGATGACTTCTATCAATCTTgttgttgaatgtaatgatctgctaaagcttggctggccattggccatgtctagtattttggaccgaagctttcactgaaagcttgactagctagtaagccatgtctaattcctggaccggagttttagactaacattgcatgattcctggaattctcattaagaattttgaattccttattttctttttccaaataattttcgaaaaatacaaaaatttttaaaatcataaaaataaaaaataatttgtgtttcttgtttgagtctagtgtcaaattttaagtttggtgtcaattgcatgtttttcttttttttgcatttttttgaaattttatgcattatgttctttgttgatcttcaagttgttcttgatgattttattgggtctgatctttaaattctcttgttttgtgtctttatttgtttctcatatgcattctcaatttgtcagtatctctaatatgaaaatttctaagtttggtgtcttgcatgcattgtctatctgatcttagttttccatgattagtctcattttgttgtttctcatcattaaaaattcaaaaaaaatttcaaaattatgtcttttcaagtcaataatacagagaattgaagattcagaacatacagcaggggaattacagagaaaaagctgggcgttcaaaacgcccagtgaggaaggaaaactggcatttaaacgccagccagggtacctggctgggcgttaaacactagaatggataccattctgggcgtttaacgccagaacaacaCAAGGGAGGCAAGTTagtttcaaatcatatctttttcaaatcatatctttttcaaaaataaaatctttttcaattttcttttttttaatattttcgaaaattccaaattaattttcaaaatcttttttttatttttatttcacatttttttttcaaaattaatgctaatatttaatgtgattgattcaaaaatttcaagttgttacttgcctattaagaaaggttcaatcttaaaattttaaaaatcatatcttttagtttcttgttagtcaagtaatcaactttaattttcaaaattaaatcttcttaaattatttttcaatcatatcttctcaaccacatctttttcaaaataattttcaatcatatcttttttattactaatttcaaaatctttttcaaaatcacttaaccactttttcacttttaattttcgaaaaccatcaatcactttttcaaaattatttttttaatttaaaatttttagttttatttaaaaatttgttttcgaaaatccttcccCCTCTTCACctttttctatttaaggactaacactccccCTCTTTTAGCAATTTGGACTCACTCCCTCTCTACAAGTTCAaattctcctctctacctcatccttctattcttctttcctcctgacacctcaaggaatctctatactgtgacatagggattcctattcttttctgttctcttctttttcatatgagcaggagcaaggataagaatattcttgttgaagctgatccggaacctaaaagaaccttgaagaggaagctaagagaagctaaatcacaacactctggagaggacctgacagaatttttcgaaaaagaagaagacgtagccgaacccaacaacaatggtggagatgcaaggaagatgcttggtgacttcattgcaccttcttctgacttctgtggaaggagcatctcaattcttgcaattggagcaaacaactttaagcttaagcctcaattggtttatctaatgcagcagaattgcaagtatcatggacttctattggaagatcctcatcagtttttagctgaattcttgcaaatctgtgacactgttaagacccatggggttgaccctgaggtccacagacttatgctcttcccttttgctgtaagagacaaagctaggacatggttggactcacaacctaaagaaagcctgaactcttggaaaaagctggtcaatgccttcttggcaaagttctttccacctcaaaaattgagtaagcttagagtggaagtccaaaccttcagacaaaaggaaggtgaatccctctatgaagcttgggaaagatacaagcaattgatcagaaggtgtccttctggcatgctttcagaatggagcatcatatgtatattctatgatggtctgtctgaactgtccaagatgtcattggacaactctgctggtagatctcttcatttgaagaagacgcctgaagaagcccaaaaactcattgaaatggttgcaaataaccaattcatgtacacttctgaaaggaatcctgtgaataatgagacaactcagaagaaaggagttcttgagattgatactctgaatgccatattggctcagaataaaatattgactcaacaagtcaacatgatttctcagagtctgtctggagtGCAAGcagcatcaggcagtactaaggaagcttcctctgaagaagaagcctatgatcctgagaatcctacaatggaagaggtgaattacatgggagaaccctatggaaacacctataattcttcatggagaaatcatccaaatctctcatggaaggaccaatagaaacctcaacaaggtttcaataataataataatggtggatgaaacaggtttagcaatagcaagccctttctatcatcttctcagcagcagacagagaattctaagtagagccactctgacttagcaactgtagtctctgatctatccaagaccactcacagtttcatgactgaagcaaggtcctccattaggaatttggaggcacaagtgggtcagctgagtaagaaagttactaaactccctcctagtactctcccaagcaatacagaagagaatccaaagagagagtgcaaggccataaacataaCCCACACGGCTGAACCTGGAGAGAAGGAAGagacagtgatttccactgagaaagacctcaatggacgtccactagcctctaaggagttccctaatgaggaaccagaggaatctgaggctcagatagagaccatagagattccactgaacctacttctgccattcatgagctctaatgagtattcttcctctgatgaggatgaagatattactgaagagcaagttgctaagtaccttggagcaatcatgaagctgaatgccaaattatttggtaatgagacttgggaggatgaaccacccttgctcaccaataaactgaataccttggttaggcagaaattacctcagaagaaatcagaccccggaaaattcttaataccctataccataggcaccatgacctttgagaaggctctgtatgacctagggtcaagtataaacctcatgcccctgtttgtaatggagaagctagggatctttgaggtgcaagctgcaagaatctcactagagatggcagacaattcaaggaaacaggcttatggacttgtagaggatgtcttggtgaaggttgaaggccagtacatccctgctgatttcataatcctggaaactgggaaaaatatggatgaatccatcatccttggcagacccttcctagccacatcaaaagctgtgattgatgttgacagaggagagttggtccttcaagtgaatgaggactaccttgtgttcaaggctcaaggatctccctctgtaaccatggagaggaagcatgaaaagcttctctcaatgcagagttaaacaaagcccccacattcaaactctaagtttggtgttgggaggccatcatcatgctctaagtatctgtgaggctccatgagagcccactgtcaagctattgatattaaagaagtgcttgttgggaggcaacccaatctttacttatctatgttaaatttctattttctattgttatttcatattttctttaggttgatgatcatgtgaagtcacaaaaacaactgaaaaagcaaaaacagaaggatgatcttactggcgtttaaacgccagtaagggtagcagaatgggcgttaaacgcacaTTGTtgggtattccgagtaggatctgggatgggatgactgtgacgagcttcaaactcgcgagtgttgggcgtagtgacagacgcaaaaggatcaatggatcctattccaacatgagtgagaaccgacagatgattagccatgtggtgacagcacatttggaccattttcactgagaggacggatggtagccattgacaacggtgatccctcaacatacaacttgccatggaaaggagtatgaatgattggatgaaggcagtaggaaagcagaggttcagaaggaacaaagtatcttcatacgcttatctgaaattccattAATGAATTAcctaagtatttctatctttattttatgtttcaattatattttaattatcaaaactcccataaccatttgaatccgcctgactgagatttacaaggatgaccatagcttgcttcaagccgacaatctccatgggatcgacccttagtcacgtaaggcattacttggatgacccagtgcacttgctggtcagttacacagagttgtgtgaaaagtgtgcaaTCACGATTTCATGTACCAGCTACTCATTAAATGCCATTAacaaattcaacttatcctagggttcctctaacctaagttttcaaaacaccgtaaatattaaacgtgcgaaacttaaaccataccttgaccgatcaCTTAGATCAGccaaggcagcctcacaactcaaaattacagcccctccaagctcaatCAAACAGCTCCAAAACAAGCCTTGGTCACCAACAAACCTCCAAGTAATCCCAATTCAATTTCAATGCATAAACACCCACTTAACCTACacctaatacatatatatatgttcCAATTCATTTTTCCATTACAAATACAAGATGGAGCTAGGGTTAGAGTGTTCTTATCATACCCATATGCTCAATAGCTTGAGCTCACAAGTCCCGGAAGCTAACTTGAACCTAGAACACAAGAATTGGACAAGATTCACCATAGGTTTTTAAG from Arachis ipaensis cultivar K30076 chromosome B09, Araip1.1, whole genome shotgun sequence includes these protein-coding regions:
- the LOC107616956 gene encoding uncharacterized protein LOC107616956, which gives rise to MDIMKLQRLPPPKNLSRMNTSRFGDRPLWFKPFTVVKVGEQSFGSGLVMDDTLAKKKRELYQAVEGINRGIFGLPSAKKFEIESLDLRALNAIWVSPLSGKQVPKLNPFSLLTSSATEMVEDVCFFHKVQSSLIPPSIFTITNNVLLFFFAIWPMFSVVMLCSI